The nucleotide sequence AATAGGTATTGGAATACAAAATTATATCTTTCTTGGAAAAGGTGAGTTAAAAAGTGGCGGAAAATACAAAAAATCTATAATTGCAGATGTTGTTGAAGCATTAGTTGCGGCAATTTATGTTGATTGCAAAAAAGATTTAAATGTTTTAGAAAATGTATTCCATGATACTTTTAAAAGGTATATAGAAATTTTTCTTAGTGGAAAGAGAATTTTTGATTATAAAACAAAACTCCAAGAAATTACCCAAGACCGTTTTAAACAATTACCAGTATATGATACTGTATCACAAAAAAATAAATTTATAACAACACTTTATATAGATGGTAAAATTTATTCAAAAGCTGAGGGCTTTTCAAAAAAAGAGTCAGAAAAATTGGCAGCAAAAATTGCTTATGAAAAATTAAAGGAGGAGGAATTTCATGAGTGAAAAGGATATAAAAAAATCTAATTTTAGTGAAAATAATTATGAAATGAATTGGGAAAGATATGAAAAGGCTTTATCAAAAGTTTTGCAGAACTTTGCAAACAAAGGATATGAGAAAGTCACAATCGAAGAACTTTGGGTTGAAACATCACTACCAAAAGATTTGTTATTAGAACTAATTAAGGAAAGAAATATAGTATTTCCAGAAGAAATTAAAGAAATAAAATACAAAAATGATACAATTTGGAGCTCAAACAAAGAATGATCAATGCATTTTTAACAATTTTACCACCATTTTTGATTATAATAGTGGGGTATATTTTTGGTAGAATTTTTCCTTACGATATAAAGATTATATCTAAAATTTCTTTATGGATAATGGCAAGTGTTTTGTCATTTACATTTATAAATGATTATCCTCCGAAATTATCATATCTTAAATCTTACGGATTAGGAATACTATTCCTATTTATTTTGTTTTATATTTTATCATTTGCTTTTAAAAAGGATAGATTTTTAATTTTGACAAATAGTATATACATTAACACGGGATACCTTGGGTATCCCATTTTGTATTCTATTTGGGGAGAAAAAGCTATGTCATATGGTGTTATTTATTCTGTAATTAATATGCTTGTTGCCTCAATTGTTTTACCTTCTTTTATTGGAGAAAAAATTAATTTAAAAAACATACTTAAGTTACCATACCTTTATGTGATAACTTTTGCTTATCTTTTGTCTATTTTTGGTATTAGCTATAAACAACTTCCTGTCCCCTTCATTGAAACAATAAATATGCTTAAAAATTCTGCAATCCCATTTCTTTTAATATTTACTGGTCTTTCACTATCGAAAATTAAGATTAAAAGTGTAAATTTTTATACAGTTATATTTTCAACTATAATTAGATTGGTTTTATATCCAGCTTTTGCCTTAATTTTCGTTTTTCTTTCAAAAATGGATAATGAATTTGCAAGAGTGTTCGTATTAGAAAGCGCTATGCCCACAGCTATTAACAGTGTTATATTAATTGATGCAATTACTGGTGATGCTTCTAAAATAAGTCTTACTGTTGCCATTACAACTCTTCTTTCTGCATTTACTATTCCTGTTTGGATTATTGTTTTAGAAAGAATTTTATAATATTCTTTTATTTCTAATTTTGTTTAATTAATTTCAAAAAAATAAATTTATCACAAAAATTCACAAGTTTGATACTTTTCAAATGGTAATACTTTGTGATATAATTTACTTGAGAAAGAAAAAAACATAAAGGATATGATAGCTCGTTTATGGGGATAGAATGTGAAAAAAATCGTTAATACAGATCTAAGGAGGGATATGATGGCAAAAATTTTTTTGAATGGAAAGGAGTATGAAGTTCCAGATAATTTGACCGTATTAGAGGCAGCCCAGAAACTTGGTATGGAAATCCCAACTTTGTGTCATCATCCAGAGCTAGAGCCAATAGGAGCTTGTAGAGTTTGTGTCGTAGAAATCGAGGGTGCTAGAACACTTCAACCTGCATGTACAACCAAAGTATATGACGGAATTAAAATAAATACGAATTCTGAAAGAGTAGAAAATGCTGTAAAGTTTAATTTATCACTTATAATGGCAAATCACCCAAACGATTGTATGTATTGTGAAGCGGATCAAAGATGTGAACTAAAAAGGCTTGTTCAAAAATATAATATTAGACCTGTATTTAAAGTCTCGGACCTTCCAGATGTATTTGATGATAGCAGTCCTTCAATCCAAAGAGATCTTTCTAGATGTATAAAATGCCAAAGATGTGTAAGAGTTTGTAGTGAAATTCAAGGAATGAATATCTACTCCATGATCGAAAGAGGTTATAAAACCATTCCTCAAACTGCATTTGATATGCCTGTCTATGAAACTAACTGTATTTCATGCGGACAATGTGCATACCTTTGTCCAGTTGGCGCAATTTATGAAACTCCCGATTGGAGAAAAGTACTTAAAATATTAGATAAAAAGGATAACAAAATTTTAGTCGCCCAAACAGCTCCTTCAGTAAGAGTTGCAATAGGTGAAGAATTTGGTATGGAACCAGGTTCAGTAAGTACAGGTAAGATGGTTGCTGCAATTCGAAGATTGGGATTTGATTATGTTTTCGATACAAACTTTGCTGCTGACTTGACAATTATGGAAGAAGGCACAGAACTTATTGGAAGAATAAAAGATGGTGGGCCATTTCCAATGTTTACAAGTTGTTGTCCAGGTTGGATCAATTTGTTAGAAAAAGAATATCCTGAATTTATCAACAATGCTTCAAGTGCGAAATCTCCTCAACAAATGATGAGTCCTATTGTTAAAACATACTTTGCTAAAAAGATTGGGGTAGATCCAGAAGATATAATTATGGTATCTATTATGCCATGTACTGCAAAGAAAGATGAAATTACAAGGCCACAACAAAAGATAAAATTAGAAGATGGAAGAGAAATTAAAACAACAGATTATGTTATTACAACAAGAGAACTTGCAAAACTTATAAAGATGAAACAAATTAACTTTATTGGGCTTGATGATGAAGACTTTGATAATCCACTTGGAACTTCTACTGGTGCCGGTGCAATTTTTGGCGTTACTGGTGGGGTTATGGAAGCTGCTCTTAGAACCGCTTATGAACTTATTACAAACAAAAAATTACCAAAACTTGAATTCAATGCAGTAAGAGGATTAGATGGTATTAGAGAAACCGAAATTGATATAGAAGGTAAAAAATTAAAAGTTGCAATTGCACATGGAACTGCAAA is from Thermosipho africanus Ob7 and encodes:
- the rnc gene encoding ribonuclease III, giving the protein MERLRPEELENKLGYRFRNEELLLTALTHTSFAHENKVKSYERLEFLGDAVIDLLLSTILYQEFINLNEGTMAQIKAAVASEDILYEIGIGIGIQNYIFLGKGELKSGGKYKKSIIADVVEALVAAIYVDCKKDLNVLENVFHDTFKRYIEIFLSGKRIFDYKTKLQEITQDRFKQLPVYDTVSQKNKFITTLYIDGKIYSKAEGFSKKESEKLAAKIAYEKLKEEEFHE
- a CDS encoding AEC family transporter, with translation MINAFLTILPPFLIIIVGYIFGRIFPYDIKIISKISLWIMASVLSFTFINDYPPKLSYLKSYGLGILFLFILFYILSFAFKKDRFLILTNSIYINTGYLGYPILYSIWGEKAMSYGVIYSVINMLVASIVLPSFIGEKINLKNILKLPYLYVITFAYLLSIFGISYKQLPVPFIETINMLKNSAIPFLLIFTGLSLSKIKIKSVNFYTVIFSTIIRLVLYPAFALIFVFLSKMDNEFARVFVLESAMPTAINSVILIDAITGDASKISLTVAITTLLSAFTIPVWIIVLERIL
- a CDS encoding NADH-dependent [FeFe] hydrogenase, group A6, which produces MAKIFLNGKEYEVPDNLTVLEAAQKLGMEIPTLCHHPELEPIGACRVCVVEIEGARTLQPACTTKVYDGIKINTNSERVENAVKFNLSLIMANHPNDCMYCEADQRCELKRLVQKYNIRPVFKVSDLPDVFDDSSPSIQRDLSRCIKCQRCVRVCSEIQGMNIYSMIERGYKTIPQTAFDMPVYETNCISCGQCAYLCPVGAIYETPDWRKVLKILDKKDNKILVAQTAPSVRVAIGEEFGMEPGSVSTGKMVAAIRRLGFDYVFDTNFAADLTIMEEGTELIGRIKDGGPFPMFTSCCPGWINLLEKEYPEFINNASSAKSPQQMMSPIVKTYFAKKIGVDPEDIIMVSIMPCTAKKDEITRPQQKIKLEDGREIKTTDYVITTRELAKLIKMKQINFIGLDDEDFDNPLGTSTGAGAIFGVTGGVMEAALRTAYELITNKKLPKLEFNAVRGLDGIRETEIDIEGKKLKVAIAHGTANVKKLLDDIRDGVRYYDFIEIMACPGGCIGGGGQPKSLDPDILKKRASAIYSIDELSTLRRSHENPDIQKLYEEFLEKPNSHIAHELLHTYYTDRSVKNKVVTE